In the genome of Fervidobacterium thailandense, one region contains:
- a CDS encoding DDE-type integrase/transposase/recombinase: protein MPRKLNLPQRPSCPYCHHPKVYVNSRYFRRAPDGSLTQVFSFICPNCKRTFSFPKAPRSPNPNKLFNFSYPRCPHCNNTMEIFKIRSSFVRFRCRKCKYKSNVYLLKNSSPQTNPLPFSPNYPLFICLLAFILFFSNLSFRQIRNVLSLNGYSPSVSTIYRWIKALSSAIKFTPIHFEVLCVDEKFEKLASKGKTDTIYVFLAVSFDNYLIANFRVSLNRDTLEAIKLIFPCRPKLVLSDGLTSYAQACEYLNISHKTVSSRVNQAVESRNSLLAMFTQIRRGFKKLSNVIEYIKAFVVLHNIKRELRMQEPGDWVKIQRPLVEYLVNHFEELFAFG from the coding sequence ATGCCAAGAAAACTCAACCTTCCTCAAAGACCTTCATGCCCCTACTGCCATCATCCCAAAGTCTACGTCAATTCCCGCTACTTCCGCCGTGCTCCTGACGGCTCCCTTACCCAGGTCTTCAGCTTCATCTGCCCTAACTGCAAACGCACTTTCTCGTTCCCAAAAGCCCCTCGCTCACCAAACCCTAACAAGCTCTTCAACTTCTCCTACCCCAGGTGCCCTCACTGCAACAACACCATGGAAATCTTCAAAATCCGCTCTTCTTTCGTCCGTTTCCGCTGCCGTAAATGCAAGTATAAGTCTAACGTTTACTTACTCAAAAACTCCTCTCCTCAAACCAACCCCTTGCCTTTCTCCCCAAACTACCCTCTCTTCATCTGCCTTCTTGCCTTCATCCTCTTCTTCTCTAACCTCTCATTCAGACAAATCAGAAACGTCCTATCTCTCAACGGCTACTCCCCGAGTGTTTCTACCATCTACCGCTGGATAAAAGCACTCTCTTCTGCCATCAAGTTTACTCCCATCCATTTTGAGGTCCTTTGTGTCGATGAAAAGTTCGAAAAACTCGCTTCAAAGGGAAAGACCGATACCATCTATGTCTTCCTTGCCGTTAGCTTCGATAACTACCTGATTGCTAACTTCCGTGTCTCTCTCAACCGTGATACTCTTGAGGCCATCAAGCTAATATTCCCTTGTCGGCCAAAGCTTGTGCTATCTGATGGATTAACCTCATACGCTCAAGCCTGTGAGTATCTAAACATTTCCCACAAAACCGTCAGCTCCAGAGTAAATCAAGCGGTAGAATCAAGAAACAGCCTTCTTGCGATGTTCACGCAAATCAGAAGAGGGTTCAAGAAGCTATCAAACGTGATTGAGTACATCAAAGCATTTGTTGTGCTCCACAACATCAAGCGGGAGTTGAGAATGCAAGAGCCAGGAGACTGGGTGAAGATACAAAGACCACTGGTGGAGTACCTGGTGAATCATTTTGAAGAGCTATTTGCGTTTGGCTGA
- the yidD gene encoding membrane protein insertion efficiency factor YidD → MKKIVLYLIKLYQRYISPLKPPTCRFKPTCSTYTYQAVERFGFIKGLLLGFWRILRCNPLSAGGYDPVPEKFSLSAFRRKIEYDKRRR, encoded by the coding sequence ATGAAAAAAATAGTGCTTTATCTCATTAAGTTATACCAGCGGTACATATCACCACTCAAACCACCAACATGTCGATTTAAACCTACGTGTTCCACCTACACGTATCAAGCGGTGGAGCGTTTTGGTTTTATTAAAGGTCTCCTCCTGGGTTTTTGGCGCATTTTACGTTGTAATCCCTTGTCAGCTGGTGGTTACGACCCCGTACCTGAGAAATTCAGCCTTTCCGCGTTCAGACGAAAAATCGAATACGATAAAAGGAGGCGGTAA
- a CDS encoding VIT1/CCC1 transporter family protein — protein sequence MLRFLKKVGKTRVERARQAFLNGDLEMHRRLHSPEEIGKEPWHKTEQGKYIGQAVYGASDGIVTTFAAISGVAGANLSPTVALIVGLANLFADGLSMAIGDYLSEKSEKDYIKAERERELWEVEHLPEAEKLEVREIYKRKGLSGEKLEALVDAITSNKELWIETMLHEELGLFEDDTSPLKSALVTFFSFIIAGFMPLVTYVFASTWSFIANHQFMLSCVITAATLFFVGALRQVVTGVKWYKGGLEMLFVGGTSAAVAYFIGWLLRTVFGIVV from the coding sequence GTGCTCAGGTTTCTGAAGAAGGTGGGGAAAACGCGGGTTGAAAGGGCTCGGCAAGCGTTCCTGAATGGTGATCTGGAAATGCACAGAAGGCTTCACTCACCGGAGGAGATCGGTAAAGAACCTTGGCATAAGACGGAGCAAGGTAAGTACATTGGTCAGGCTGTGTACGGGGCGAGTGATGGTATAGTGACGACTTTTGCAGCTATTTCGGGTGTTGCAGGGGCAAATTTGAGTCCGACGGTAGCCTTGATCGTTGGGCTTGCAAACTTGTTTGCTGATGGGCTTTCGATGGCCATTGGGGATTATCTTTCCGAAAAGTCAGAAAAAGATTACATCAAAGCTGAGCGCGAGAGGGAACTGTGGGAAGTGGAACACCTCCCCGAGGCGGAGAAGCTTGAGGTCAGGGAGATATACAAACGGAAAGGTTTGAGTGGAGAAAAGCTGGAGGCGCTTGTCGATGCAATTACGAGCAACAAAGAACTTTGGATCGAAACGATGCTTCACGAGGAACTTGGGCTGTTTGAAGATGACACGTCTCCCCTGAAGAGCGCTTTGGTGACGTTCTTTTCGTTCATCATCGCAGGTTTTATGCCCCTGGTGACTTACGTTTTTGCTTCCACCTGGTCGTTCATTGCTAATCATCAGTTCATGCTTTCCTGTGTTATTACCGCCGCAACGTTATTCTTCGTTGGCGCACTTAGGCAGGTGGTTACCGGGGTTAAATGGTACAAAGGTGGGTTGGAAATGCTGTTTGTTGGTGGTACGAGTGCCGCGGTTGCTTACTTTATCGGTTGGCTCTTGAGAACGGTATTCGGTATCGTTGTGTAG
- a CDS encoding transposase has protein sequence MNEGAQLITVSFNIPNDILESIASIVCKPSKRMYLRKYGNVLFLKLLIIFHFLQSRSIRELYRKIKAKQVIFDEKLPSIQTISYRMKKIDKEKLSGLIKKLIGSIVAVESTRLKKNEKLHLVIDIRREELIAFAISDQRDVRVAEKLIEGIRGKVIADRGYAEAEFVRETEGYIRPRGKAGKEFTKRLLIGSIYMHRWKIEKFIQRLKMKINFERKKWKDVKVSIEWMLIGRMLVYLVNRIKQEPRTLEILLN, from the coding sequence ATGAATGAAGGAGCTCAACTCATTACTGTCTCTTTCAATATCCCTAACGATATTCTCGAGTCTATCGCAAGTATCGTTTGTAAACCTTCTAAACGTATGTATCTTCGCAAGTATGGCAATGTCCTCTTTCTCAAACTCTTGATCATTTTCCACTTCCTCCAATCACGCTCGATTAGAGAACTATACAGGAAAATAAAAGCTAAGCAAGTAATTTTCGATGAAAAACTCCCATCGATACAGACAATAAGTTATCGAATGAAGAAAATAGACAAAGAGAAACTATCTGGGCTAATCAAAAAACTGATCGGAAGTATCGTGGCCGTAGAAAGCACAAGGCTAAAAAAGAACGAGAAGCTCCATCTGGTAATAGACATCCGAAGGGAAGAGTTAATAGCTTTTGCAATAAGCGACCAAAGGGACGTACGAGTAGCTGAAAAACTAATCGAAGGAATAAGGGGAAAAGTAATAGCCGACAGAGGATATGCCGAAGCTGAGTTCGTAAGGGAAACAGAAGGGTACATAAGGCCCAGGGGGAAAGCGGGAAAAGAATTTACTAAAAGGCTGTTGATAGGGAGTATATACATGCACAGGTGGAAAATAGAGAAATTCATTCAGCGGCTGAAGATGAAGATAAATTTTGAGCGGAAAAAGTGGAAGGACGTGAAAGTATCGATAGAGTGGATGCTAATAGGGAGGATGTTAGTGTACCTGGTAAATCGAATAAAGCAAGAACCAAGGACACTTGAAATTCTTCTTAATTAG
- the rpmH gene encoding 50S ribosomal protein L34, which translates to MKRTYQPSRIKRKRTHGFLARKSTPGGRRVLRNRRKAGRWRLTV; encoded by the coding sequence ATGAAGAGAACCTATCAACCTTCACGCATCAAGAGAAAGAGAACACATGGATTCCTCGCGAGGAAGTCCACACCTGGTGGAAGAAGAGTCTTGAGAAACAGAAGGAAAGCAGGTAGATGGAGACTGACAGTTTGA
- the rnpA gene encoding ribonuclease P protein component has product METDSLRFTFRKRERLKLRRDIKLLFEEGKSLQSQFFVVIFRKNGLDYSRIAVSVRKKFGKANRRNKVRRWVRECFRTNKQYFPKGFDMMFIVRRALSEKFEEVNYHKICEELLKLCARIVDEKNSALSH; this is encoded by the coding sequence ATGGAGACTGACAGTTTGAGGTTTACATTTCGCAAGAGAGAGCGCCTAAAACTCAGGAGGGACATAAAGTTACTCTTCGAAGAAGGTAAATCGTTGCAAAGCCAGTTTTTTGTGGTTATCTTCAGGAAGAACGGACTTGATTACAGTAGGATCGCGGTTTCGGTAAGGAAAAAATTTGGTAAAGCGAACCGGAGAAACAAAGTGAGAAGATGGGTAAGGGAATGTTTTAGAACAAACAAGCAGTATTTTCCAAAAGGTTTTGACATGATGTTCATCGTTAGAAGAGCATTGTCAGAAAAATTCGAAGAAGTGAATTACCATAAGATTTGCGAGGAACTTTTGAAGCTTTGTGCGAGGATCGTGGATGAAAAAAATAGTGCTTTATCTCATTAA